A stretch of DNA from Kitasatospora kifunensis:
TGACGTCGTTGTTCCAGATGCCCTGGAGGTTCGCCGGCTGGGTGCCGGGCCGCGAGGAAGCGATCAGCAGGTAGCGGCCGTAGGCGAAGAGCAGGGCGGCGAGTCCGGGGTCGTCGTCGCCCGCGTTGGCGGCGGCGAGGCGCTCGTCGGTCGGCTGCTCCCCCGCCTTCTGCGCGCCGTGCAGCCGCAGGCCGGCCGCGCCGAAGAGGCGCTGGTGGTCGGTCAGGTGAGAGGCGAGCAGCTCGTCGAAGCCCTTGCCCTCGGCCTGGTCCAGCCACCGCCGCGCCTCGGCGAGCGCGGCCTCGGGCCCCTCGGGCCGCTCCTGCCACCCCCGGAAACCGGTGCCGACTGCGACCAGCAGGACCACCTCGTCGGCACCGGTGACCTCGATCCCCTCCGCTGCCACCGCGACCCGGCCGTTCCTGGTGCGCACCCGCAGCGCGGCCGCGAAACCGGTGCCCTCGTCCACCTGGTAGACGGCGGACTCGTCCGGACCGGACGGGAGCCGCACGGGCGCGCGACCGTGGATCGCCAGGCCGTCCACGGGGTCCGCCGCCGTGCACACACCCTGATGGGGTGTCGTGAAGCCCGCCCGGAAGGATAGCGCTCCGGGGGTGTCAGCGGTCAGGCGCACGACCAGCACACCCGCCGGGGCCGAGACGAAGCTCTCCCGGCGGTGGCGGACTCCGCCCGCGGTGAACGAGACGGTGTGCACGGCCCGGTCGAGGTCCAAGGCCCGCCGGTAGTCGTCCACTTGACCTTCGGCTGCCCCCGGGAAGGCCAGCAGCAGGGTGCCCAGGGGCTGGTACGCCTCGGTGCCGGGCCCCTGGAGGTACTCGGTGGCGATCAGGTCGGCGCGGGCGTAGTCGCGGTCGTTGAGTACCGCCGCCCGCAGGTCGGCCAGGTGGTCGGCGCCGCCCGCCCGGTGGCGCGGGCCGGGCCCGCCGGACCAGAGCGTGTCCGCATTGAGCTCGATCCGCTCGGTGTGCACGCCACCGTAGGTCAGCGCGCCGAGCCTTCCGTTGCCGAGCGGCAGCGCTCCCAGCAGGTCGTCGGCGGGGCGCCGGTACCAGAGCTGCTCGGTGGGGGTCTGGTGAGGATCCGTCAGCACAGTGTCGTTCCGATCGTCAGGGGTCCGGACGGCCGCGGTTCAGCGACCACCGCGCGCAGGGTTCCGTTCGTGGTTGGGCCGGCCGGAGGCGAAGGCGTCGACGACGAGCGGCCGCGTGCCGAAGCCCGCCCCGGCCACAGCGTCCGCCAGGGCGGCCAGCCCGGCCGCCTCGTCGAGCGCACCCTCCGCGAGCGCCCGCGCCATGGTGTGGGCCAGCGTCTCGCCCGTGACGTCGTCGAGGTTGGCCTCCAGGGTGAGGACGTCCTCGACCTTCGGACCCGCCTCCGAGGACGACAGGGGGCGGCCCAGCGTGACGGCCACGACGTTGGGACGGTCCGTCAGGATCCGCGTGCCAACGCCGTAGCCCGTGGCCACCGGCGTCATCGGCGGCAGCGGGCCGAACCGGGCACCGGCCGCGCGCAGCAGGGCGGCACCGGTCGGGGTGACGGTCTCGCCTGGCAGGTCGGTGCCGGTCACGGCGGCACCGGCGAGCAGTTCCATGGTGGCCGGGGCCGGGCAGGGCAGCACGCCGTGTGCGGAGCGGACCCGGCCCGTGCCCAGTGGCAGCGGAGCGCAGACCAGCTCCGTGACGTCCAGGGCGTGCAGCGCGGCGGCGACCCCGATGATGTCCACCAAGGCGTCGTGGCCGCCGAGTTCGTGCAGGTGGACCTCGGCGGGATCGGCGTCGGGCAGCCGGCCCTCGGCGCGGGCGATCGCGGTGAGCGCCGCCACGCCCAGCGCGGCCACCGGCTCCGGGTGCGCGGCGGCGGCCAGCTCGATCAGTTCGGCGGCCCGCCGCTCGGTGGCGCGGTCGGTCACCCGCACCCGGGCGCTGGTGGCCGTGAGACCGTGCGAGCGCACCCACACGGCGTCCAGTTCCCAGCCGGTCAGGCCGGTCGCGGCGATCGAGGCCCGTACCTGCTCCAGCGGCGCCCCGGCGTCGAGCAGCGCGCCCAGCAGCATGTCACCGGCCAGGCCGGTGAAGGGGTTGATCCAGCAGATCACGCGCGCCGCCTCCCCGCCCAGGCGAGCCGGTGCGCGGCCATCGCGGCGCCGAAACCGGAGTCGATGTTGACGACGGTGATGCCGGCGGTGATGCCGGCGGCGCAGGAGGCCTGCATGGCCAGCAGCCGGGCCAGGGCGTCGTACGAACCTCCCGGCAGGTGGGCCGGGACCTCGCCGGCCGTCCCGGAGTCGACCCGGGTGACCAGCACCGGGCCGCAGTTGTGGCGCGGCAGCTCTCCCACGATCGCGCGGATCTGCTCGGGCGTCTTGCCGGGGCCGTAGACGACCTCAGGCAGCCCCTGGCGCTGCTCGCGGCCGATGTCCAGCTGCGCGAAGTCGAGGTCGTGGACTCGGGTGGGGTGCATGGGATCCGTTCCTTGCGGGTGCTGTGGTCAGCCGAACCGGCGGGGCAGGGCGTGTCTTTCGGATCGCCCGCCCGGCGGCCCGGCCACCGGTCGGCGCAGCGCCGCGCGGAGCACCGCCGTTTCGTCGGCGGCACCGGGGTGGTGCAGCGGCTCCACCACGGTGGTGACGGCGGGGTCGACCTCGAGGTCGAGGCCGGTCGTGCCGTAGGCGAGTCGGACCTTCACGCCGCATCCCCCCGGACGGCTCTGCCAGCCAACTCCGGTGTGTCCAGCCAGGGTTGCGGGCGTCTGGCCAAGTCCCAGACGTGGTGGTGCGCGTCGGTTCTCACGCGCGATCACTCCTCGGTCGACGGCGGGGCGGGGCAGGTGGGACGTCAGGGGTGGCGCGGTGGGAGGTCAGGGGCGCGGCGGGACGTCGGTCAGGCAGACGTCCGCTTCCCCCTCGGCCAGGTGCTCGCGCAGCCAGCGCTCGGTGGCACTGACGTGCAACAGGGCTGCGGCTCTGGCGAGTTCAGCGTCCCGCGCGGTCAGGGCCTGATGGATCGCCTGGTGTTCGGCGATGGTCCGGTCCGCCGCGTCACCGTCGGCCAGCCCCCGCCGTATCCGGGCCCGCAGGGTGCGTCCGGAGATGTGTTCCAGCAGCGCGGCCAGGGTCTCGTTGCGGGTGGCGCGGACCACCGCCTGGTGGAAGGCGGCGTCGTGTCGGTTGAACGTCTCGACGTCGTCGCGCGCGGTGCGCATGGCCGCCAGGTGCCGCTCCACCTCGGCGAGGTCCTCATCGGTGGCGCGGACGGCGGCCACGCCGGTGGCGGCCGGCTCCAGCAGTCTGCGCACCTCCATGAGCTCCAGGACGGTGTCACCCCGCAGGAGTTCGACCGCGCCGCCGAGGCCCTCCAGCAGCAGGCCGGGCTCCAGGCTGGTCACGTAGGTACCGTCACCACGCCGGATCTCCAGCACCCGTGCGACGGCCAGCGCCTTGACCGCCTCGCGCATGGTGTTGCGCGAGAGTCCGAGCGAGGCCGCGAGCTGCGGTTCGGGGGGCAGCCTGGCCCCGGGGAGCAGTTCCCCGTCCCGGATCAACCGGCGGATGCGTGTGATGGCCTGGTCTGTCAGTGACACAGCGCCAACCTAACAGGTGGTCCTATGTCTGGGAAGAGATGAGATCACTCCCGGCGAGCTGCAGAGCATCAGGAATCCGCCAAATAGCCACTCTGATCTGTAGTTTAGCAAAACTTCGCGCGCCACCCCCTGGACCACGAAGGGTGCTGCCCCTATACATACATCCTATGTATCACCTCACGCCTACGGCACCGCGAGGAAACAACATGCCCCACCCGAACCCCCTCGACCCGCGCCGCTTCCCACGGCGAACCGTGCACCTGGACTTCCACACCGCCCCCCAGATCACCGACGCGGACGGGACTTCGATCCGGCCGCGTTCGCCCGCACGTTCCGCGAGGCCCACGTCGACAGCGTGACCGTCTTCGCCAAATGCCACCACGGCCGCCTCTACTACTCGACCGACCGCCCCGAGCGCCACCCCGGACTCGCCCCCGACCTCGACCTGCTCTCCGCGCAGATCGAGGCCCTGCACGCGGTGGGGATCCGCACACCCATCTACCTCTCCCTGCAGGTGGACGAGTACGCCGCCCGGGAGCACCCCGAGTGGGTCGCGCACGACGAGAACCTGAAGATCACCCGCTGGAGCGACTCGGCCTTCGAGGCGGCCTGGCACGTGCTCGACATGTCCAGCCCCTACGCGGACTACTTCGCCGACCAGTTGAGCGAGGTGCTGGAGCGTTTCGCCCCCGTCGACGGCATCTTCGTCGACATGTGCTGGGACCAACCCAGCGTGAGCCGCTGGGCGGTGGACGGGATGCGCCGCGAGGGCCTGGACCCGGCCGACGCGGACCAACGGGCCCGCTACGCGAAGCTGGTGGCCCGGCGCTACATGGCCCGCTACTCCGCGATGGTGGAGAAGACCCTGCCGCCGGACGCCGCCCAGGGCGTCTGGTTCAACAGCCGGCCGAAGACGGGCCTGTCCGAGGAGCGGCAGTTCGTCCGCCACACCGAGATCGAAGGGCTGCCCACCGGCGGCTGGGGCTACGCCTTCCTGCCCTACGTGGCCCGCTACGTACGGCCGTTGGGGCTGCCCACGCTCAGCCACACCGGCCGGTTCCACGAGAGCTGGGGGGACAACGCGGCCCTCAAGCCCCGCGCCGCGCTGCTCTACGAATGCAGCCAGATGCTGAGCCACGGCCTTACCAGCGGCGTGGGCGACGTGCTGCACCCGCGGGGCGCGCCCTCCCCCGCGGTGTACGAACTCATCGGCTCGGCCTACGGACACCTTGAGCGGTGCGAGCCGTTCCTCGACGGGGGCCGGGTGGTCAGCGAGGTCGCCGTGCTGGTGGACCCCGCGCTGGGCGACAATCCGGGCGCGAGCGGCATCGGCGCGGTGCGGGCACTGCAGCAACTCCGCACGCAGTTCGACCTGCTGCCGCCGGCCTCGGACCTGACAGGCTACCGGGTCGTGGTGGTCCCGGAGTCGACCCGGGTGGACGACGCCCTGGCGGTGCGTCTGCAGCACTACCGCGAAGGGGGCGGAGCCGTGCTGCTGACCGGGCCCGCCCTGCTGAAGAACGGCACCGAGCCGGCGCTGCCCGACCTCCCCGTCGAGGGACTCGCACCGGCGCCGGCCGGCGAGTCCTTCCTCGCCTGCGAGGGTGTGCCGGGCGTCCCGGCCGACTTTCCGGTGATCAGTTACGGCTCCCGGCTGACCGCTCGCGCGGCGGAGGGTGCCGAAGTCCTCGCCCGGGTGGTCGCGCCCTACTTCCCGCGTAGTTGGGACCGGTTCTGCGGCCACTCCTACACGCCGCCGGCCGACCTCACCGAGGAGGTCGCCGTCGCCGTCGGCGGCGGCGTTGCCGCGGTGACCGTCCCGCTGCTGGCGGAGTTCCACGAGCACGGGCTGGAGGCGTACCGCCACCTGCTCGGCGCCGCGCTGGACCGCCTGCTGCCGGACCCGCTCGTCCGGGCCGGCGGACCGGTCCACCTGGAGACCACCGTCATGCGCACCACCACGGGCACCGCAGTGCACCTGATCAGCTTCGTCCCGTCCCGGGAGACGCCCACGCTCGACCTGGTGCACGACCCCTTCCCCCTGGTCGACGTCCCCGTCGCACTGCGGCTGGACAGTGCGCCGCGCTCGGTGCGGCTGCAACCCACGGGACAGGAACTCCCCTGGGACCACGACGGCGCCTACCTCCACGTGCGGGTGACCACGCTGGACGGGCACGCGATGGTCGTGGTCGACCACGACTGACGCCTCCTGCCCCCACCCATCGGCTCCACTCCCCCAGGACCTGCACCGGTAGTCCGGCCCGGAGGTAGTGGATGCGGGGTGCGTCGTACCCGGCGTCGAGGACGACCAGGATCTCCGGATCGCCCTCGCGCCACCAGCCAGCAGCGGGCAACCTCTGTACCAAATCGCGAAGTTGGGCGGCCGTGATGGCGGCAACGTCCGCGCCGGGCTCCAGAGCGATGGCCACCCATTTGCCGTCGCCCAGCCGAAATCTCTGAAGACGATCCCTACCCGACCAGGCGACGGCGCCAGTCCAAGGGGGTCACGGTGATGGCCCGGCCGGGGTCGCGGTCCCACTCGACGGGGAGGCCGGCCGCTTCGAGGGCGGCCACGACCTCCTGGCCGATGGCTGTGGTGGTCTCGGACGATCCGTCGAAGCCACCGAAGAGCAGCATCAGTCCGCGGCCGGCCACGGCGGAGTCCGTGCACTGCGTGTGGAAGTAGACGAAGCCACGGGCGTCGGGCCCGCCTTGGCCGCCGATCTCGGACTGGCCGCAGCTGCGGCAGCAGGTGAAGTTCTCACGGGCGGTGATACCGGCCGCCTGCAAGGCGGTGAACGCGCGGGTGAGCCGCTCGGGGTCGGTCTCGCCCTGCCAGTCGGCCTGCTCCGCGACCCGCTCCAGCCACATCCGGTCGGCCAGCACCTGTGCCTGCTCACGCGACACGGGCCGGCGATCCGCGGTGACCAGGTACTCCTCAGCGACCTCCGCCAGTTCGGCGCGGGCAGCGTAGCCGCCGATCAGCACCTCGCGCACGCGCTTCTCCAACTCTTCACGCCGGCCTTCGTCCAGGTCGAGCGGCGGCACCTCGCGGATGGGGCCCATGTCCACCAACGACCACACCAGACCAGTGTCCCAGCCAGACTCCTGGCGGGCCCAACCGGTCATCGCCGCGACCACCGCCTCGGGGCCGTCGACCATCGCCTGGAAGTGCCGGTCGGCGGCAGCGTCGCGGTACTCCAGCGTGTAGTCCCCGCCGGCCTCGTGCCAGACCTGAGCGAAGACGTCGGGCAGGTCGGGTATCCGATGGACCACCAGGAACCGGTCACCGTCACCGCCGATTCGCCGGACCAGCCCGGCCAAATCCTCAGCGGACACACGAACGTGCCGCTCCCAGTTCTCCGTCTTCACCACGATCGCAAGCATTCGCAGACTCTGACACACCCCCCCGACAGCAGACCTCCCGGGACCCGCGACGCAGCTCACTGCAACGAACCGGAGCAGCCTTGATCCGCGCAGAGGGTCAGCCGCCCAGCTCCCTGCGTCCTCGGGTGGCCCCTGGCCAAGATCTGGGAGGGAGTTCTGTGAGCTTTTGTCAGATTCAAGTTTGAAGCGGCGCCTTGCCGCTCCGGTTACCCTCAGCTCATGGAGCAGGACCATCCCCTTGTTCGCGACGTCTTCCCGGACCTCGTCGCCGAGCTGGCCACCCTCCTGGAGGGTGAAGGAGAGCATGACCTCGCGATCTGCGTGCAGGACGTTCGTCTGGTAGGCGAGTGTGACTGCGGCGATGACTTCTGCCAGAGCATCCGGACGGCAGACCATCCGCAGGGACAGCCGTACGGCGCTGGCCATCGATGCGTGCCGCTCCTGCCCTCGAAGGGCATGCTGGTCCTGGATGTCGTGGACGGCCGGATCATGTACGTCGAAGTGCTCGATCGCCCGCCGATGCGCCGCCATAGTGCGGAACGCTGAGCCTCCGCCAACTTGAAGGCACAGGTCAAAGGGCTGGCGTGACGGTCTCCCGAGATTCTCACGCTGGTCGGAGGCGGCAGTCTCCGGAGTAGATCGTCTGTCAGCGGTTGACTTCAAGATTCGTCAGGACGAGCAGGGCGCGCCGGAGGTGGGTGGCGGAGATGTGGAACGCCGTCTGGACCGCGCGGTCACCGGGCCCGGCTGCGGCTACCGTCTCGACGTGCCGGGCCCCGG
This window harbors:
- a CDS encoding LarC family nickel insertion protein is translated as MICWINPFTGLAGDMLLGALLDAGAPLEQVRASIAATGLTGWELDAVWVRSHGLTATSARVRVTDRATERRAAELIELAAAAHPEPVAALGVAALTAIARAEGRLPDADPAEVHLHELGGHDALVDIIGVAAALHALDVTELVCAPLPLGTGRVRSAHGVLPCPAPATMELLAGAAVTGTDLPGETVTPTGAALLRAAGARFGPLPPMTPVATGYGVGTRILTDRPNVVAVTLGRPLSSSEAGPKVEDVLTLEANLDDVTGETLAHTMARALAEGALDEAAGLAALADAVAGAGFGTRPLVVDAFASGRPNHERNPARGGR
- a CDS encoding alpha-L-fucosidase, with the protein product MHTSYVSPHAYGTARKQHAPPEPPRPAPLPTANRAPGLPHRPPDHRRGRDFDPAAFARTFREAHVDSVTVFAKCHHGRLYYSTDRPERHPGLAPDLDLLSAQIEALHAVGIRTPIYLSLQVDEYAAREHPEWVAHDENLKITRWSDSAFEAAWHVLDMSSPYADYFADQLSEVLERFAPVDGIFVDMCWDQPSVSRWAVDGMRREGLDPADADQRARYAKLVARRYMARYSAMVEKTLPPDAAQGVWFNSRPKTGLSEERQFVRHTEIEGLPTGGWGYAFLPYVARYVRPLGLPTLSHTGRFHESWGDNAALKPRAALLYECSQMLSHGLTSGVGDVLHPRGAPSPAVYELIGSAYGHLERCEPFLDGGRVVSEVAVLVDPALGDNPGASGIGAVRALQQLRTQFDLLPPASDLTGYRVVVVPESTRVDDALAVRLQHYREGGGAVLLTGPALLKNGTEPALPDLPVEGLAPAPAGESFLACEGVPGVPADFPVISYGSRLTARAAEGAEVLARVVAPYFPRSWDRFCGHSYTPPADLTEEVAVAVGGGVAAVTVPLLAEFHEHGLEAYRHLLGAALDRLLPDPLVRAGGPVHLETTVMRTTTGTAVHLISFVPSRETPTLDLVHDPFPLVDVPVALRLDSAPRSVRLQPTGQELPWDHDGAYLHVRVTTLDGHAMVVVDHD
- a CDS encoding FadR/GntR family transcriptional regulator, whose amino-acid sequence is MSLTDQAITRIRRLIRDGELLPGARLPPEPQLAASLGLSRNTMREAVKALAVARVLEIRRGDGTYVTSLEPGLLLEGLGGAVELLRGDTVLELMEVRRLLEPAATGVAAVRATDEDLAEVERHLAAMRTARDDVETFNRHDAAFHQAVVRATRNETLAALLEHISGRTLRARIRRGLADGDAADRTIAEHQAIHQALTARDAELARAAALLHVSATERWLREHLAEGEADVCLTDVPPRP
- a CDS encoding DUF6891 domain-containing protein, whose protein sequence is MLAIVVKTENWERHVRVSAEDLAGLVRRIGGDGDRFLVVHRIPDLPDVFAQVWHEAGGDYTLEYRDAAADRHFQAMVDGPEAVVAAMTGWARQESGWDTGLVWSLVDMGPIREVPPLDLDEGRREELEKRVREVLIGGYAARAELAEVAEEYLVTADRRPVSREQAQVLADRMWLERVAEQADWQGETDPERLTRAFTALQAAGITARENFTCCRSCGQSEIGGQGGPDARGFVYFHTQCTDSAVAGRGLMLLFGGFDGSSETTTAIGQEVVAALEAAGLPVEWDRDPGRAITVTPLDWRRRLVG